One stretch of Alcaligenes faecalis DNA includes these proteins:
- a CDS encoding YbaB/EbfC family nucleoid-associated protein, whose amino-acid sequence MMKGQIAGLMRQAQQMQENMKKAQEALADIEVEGVSGGGLVKVTMNCRHDVRRVSIDPSLLEDEKEMLEDLIAAAFNDAQRKAEATSQEKMAGVTAGLPLPPGMKFPF is encoded by the coding sequence ATGATGAAAGGTCAGATTGCCGGCTTGATGCGCCAGGCGCAGCAAATGCAGGAAAACATGAAAAAGGCCCAGGAAGCCTTGGCCGATATCGAGGTCGAGGGCGTTTCCGGTGGTGGTCTGGTCAAGGTCACCATGAACTGCCGCCATGATGTGCGCCGCGTCTCTATCGACCCCAGCCTGCTGGAAGACGAAAAAGAGATGCTGGAAGATTTGATTGCTGCTGCCTTTAACGATGCACAGCGCAAAGCCGAGGCAACATCGCAGGAAAAAATGGCGGGTGTAACCGCTGGCCTGCCACTGCCACCCGGTATGAAGTTCCCGTTCTAA
- the recR gene encoding recombination mediator RecR — MNEPQIAEPEPLRALIQALRRLPGVGERSARRMAYHLLQHDLVGADQLSRALEHATTALQHCQRCNGFTVQPICETCANPRRDPALLCVVETPADQNMIEATHGYRGLYYVLMGRLTPLEGIGPDALQFDRLLERAGDGQVQEVILATNFTAEGETTAHHLAEMLTSQGLKVTRLARGVPAGSELEYVDPSTIAWALMERRAT; from the coding sequence ATGAACGAACCGCAGATCGCTGAGCCCGAACCACTTCGGGCTCTGATCCAGGCTCTGCGTCGGTTACCCGGTGTGGGCGAGCGTAGTGCTCGCCGCATGGCCTACCACTTGTTGCAACACGACCTGGTGGGCGCCGACCAATTGAGCCGCGCTCTTGAACATGCCACGACGGCACTGCAGCACTGCCAGCGCTGCAATGGTTTCACTGTCCAACCTATCTGTGAAACCTGTGCCAATCCCCGCCGTGATCCGGCGTTGTTGTGTGTGGTGGAGACGCCTGCTGATCAAAACATGATTGAGGCTACGCATGGCTATCGAGGTCTTTACTATGTGCTGATGGGGCGTTTGACGCCGCTGGAAGGCATAGGCCCGGATGCCTTGCAATTTGACCGCTTGCTAGAGCGAGCCGGTGATGGCCAAGTGCAGGAAGTGATTCTAGCGACCAATTTCACCGCAGAGGGCGAGACCACCGCCCATCATCTGGCGGAGATGCTGACTAGCCAAGGTTTGAAAGTGACTCGTCTGGCCCGCGGTGTGCCAGCTGGGAGCGAGCTGGAGTATGTAGACCCCAGCACCATTGCCTGGGCCTTGATGGAGCGTCGCGCCACCTAA